A DNA window from Mesorhizobium sp. C432A contains the following coding sequences:
- a CDS encoding ABC transporter permease encodes MLTIGKRDASGNAAKEADHQPRVAVGEEGGVLGCAFSGIWTTTTVALIDAEMRKIEQRKGFQTLALDLSHIEKMDTAGAWLIDRLVSVFEKKGVEIKMQGQSDVASILLGAVGEAVRREPESRGVRRPNIILRGLEAVGRRIYEMRDDFLASMNILGATIGGAQMKLGRGHAINPAAIFNQIDRMGVGAIPVVVLMSAIVGAIVAQQGAYQLNYFGANIFVVDLVGVLILRELGVLMTAIMIAGRSGSAITAEIGSMKMREEVDALKVIGLNPIGVLVFPRLVALVIALPCLTIVANFAALGGGILAAWLYSGIAPTAFIDRLRGAIDISTIFAGLIKAPFMAMIIGTIASVEGMKVGGSAESLGLHVTASVVKSIFVVIILDGLFAIFYASIEF; translated from the coding sequence ATGTTGACCATCGGCAAACGCGACGCAAGCGGCAACGCCGCCAAGGAGGCCGACCACCAGCCCCGCGTTGCGGTCGGCGAGGAGGGCGGCGTCCTCGGCTGCGCTTTCTCCGGCATCTGGACGACGACGACAGTGGCGCTGATCGACGCCGAGATGCGCAAGATCGAGCAGCGCAAAGGCTTCCAGACGCTCGCTTTGGATCTCTCCCACATCGAGAAGATGGACACCGCCGGCGCCTGGCTGATCGATCGCCTGGTCAGCGTCTTCGAAAAGAAGGGTGTCGAGATCAAGATGCAGGGGCAAAGCGATGTCGCCTCGATCCTGCTCGGCGCCGTTGGCGAAGCTGTCCGGCGCGAGCCCGAATCGCGCGGCGTCCGGCGCCCCAACATCATCCTCCGCGGGCTGGAGGCGGTCGGCCGCCGCATCTATGAGATGCGCGACGATTTCCTCGCCTCGATGAACATCCTCGGCGCCACCATCGGCGGCGCCCAGATGAAGCTCGGGCGCGGCCATGCCATCAATCCGGCGGCGATCTTCAACCAGATCGATCGCATGGGGGTCGGCGCCATCCCCGTGGTGGTGCTGATGTCGGCGATCGTCGGCGCCATCGTCGCCCAGCAGGGCGCCTACCAGCTCAATTATTTCGGCGCCAACATTTTCGTTGTCGATCTGGTCGGCGTGCTGATCCTGCGCGAACTCGGCGTGCTGATGACCGCCATCATGATCGCCGGCCGCTCCGGCAGCGCCATCACCGCCGAGATCGGCTCGATGAAGATGCGCGAGGAGGTCGACGCGCTGAAGGTCATCGGCCTCAACCCGATCGGCGTGCTGGTGTTTCCGCGCCTGGTGGCGCTGGTGATCGCGCTGCCCTGTCTCACCATCGTCGCCAATTTTGCCGCTCTTGGCGGCGGCATCCTAGCCGCCTGGCTTTATTCCGGTATTGCGCCGACGGCCTTCATCGACCGGCTGCGCGGCGCGATCGATATCAGCACCATCTTCGCCGGGCTGATCAAGGCGCCGTTCATGGCCATGATCATCGGCACCATTGCTTCCGTAGAAGGCATGAAGGTCGGCGGCAGCGCCGAATCGCTGGGTCTGCACGTCACTGCCTCGGTGGTGAAGTCGATCTTCGTCGTCATCATCCTCGATGGCCTTTTCGCCATCTTCTACGCGTCGATCGAGTTCTGA
- a CDS encoding ABC transporter ATP-binding protein: protein MRRNSKATKAVQGTGESDIVLSVRDITVALDDKLILDKLALDIKRGEILGFVGASGAGKSVLLRTILGLLHKQSGTIKLFGLDLEKASDIERLRIDMRLGVLFQHGALFSALTVQENVQVPMREYLDLPKKLMDELALLKIELVGLPPDAAQKFPSELSGGMIKRAALARALALDPDIVFLDEPTSGLDPISASEFDELVVKLRDTMDLTVYMVTHDLDTLFTACDRVAVLGNKKILVEGTIDDMLKSEEPWVKSYFRGKRARQLDLAARA, encoded by the coding sequence ATGCGCAGAAACTCAAAGGCGACCAAGGCTGTGCAGGGAACGGGCGAAAGCGATATCGTGCTGTCGGTGCGCGACATCACCGTTGCCCTGGACGACAAGCTGATCCTCGACAAACTGGCGCTCGACATCAAGCGCGGCGAAATCCTCGGTTTCGTCGGCGCCTCGGGCGCCGGCAAATCGGTGCTGCTGCGCACGATTCTCGGCCTGCTGCACAAGCAGTCCGGCACGATCAAGCTGTTTGGTCTCGACCTCGAAAAGGCCAGCGACATCGAACGGTTGCGCATCGACATGCGCCTTGGCGTGCTTTTCCAGCACGGCGCCCTGTTTTCGGCGTTGACCGTGCAGGAAAACGTGCAGGTGCCGATGCGCGAATATCTCGATCTGCCGAAGAAACTGATGGACGAGCTGGCCTTGCTCAAGATCGAACTGGTCGGCCTGCCGCCGGACGCCGCGCAAAAATTTCCCTCGGAGCTTTCGGGCGGCATGATCAAGCGAGCCGCCCTGGCGCGGGCGCTGGCGCTCGACCCCGACATCGTCTTCCTCGACGAGCCGACTTCCGGCCTCGACCCGATCAGCGCGTCCGAATTCGACGAACTGGTGGTCAAGCTGCGCGATACGATGGATTTGACGGTCTATATGGTGACGCACGATCTCGACACGCTGTTTACCGCTTGCGACCGCGTGGCGGTGCTCGGCAACAAGAAAATCCTGGTCGAAGGCACGATCGACGACATGCTGAAAAGCGAAGAACCGTGGGTCAAATCCTATTTCCGCGGAAAACGGGCTCGGCAACTTGATCTTGCCGCGCGCGCATAG
- a CDS encoding MlaD family protein, with protein sequence METRANYVIVGIFTLAAILAAFGFVYWTAQIGDRGETAELRVRIQGSASGLGPGSLVLFNGVKVGVVKRVYFDRNDPNAAIATTEIDQTTPLTKSTQADIGIASLAGQVNIELKGADPKEPNLLEEAAKEGRTAEIVANPSAVTNLLQTAQNIFTRADKVLSELEGFTRDVRGPLTQTVKNAQTFSDALARNADGIDKFLTAVSALSDELKGVSGKLDGTLKAAEGLLNAVDKDKIKSIVANVDAVTANLKETSGQLDGVIKNVDTAVGSVNDFATRTQGTLAKVDNVLDGIDPAQVRVALANIQKASENANKAAADIAKVTDKFADRADDIDETIKDAKQLASRLNDASVRVDGILKRVDTLLGSGQADGVMADARDTLKSFKQVADTLNARLGTITDNIARFSGQGLSNVEALVQDSRRSISRIEEAVTDLSRNPQRILSGGDGEVRQFDGRARR encoded by the coding sequence ATGGAAACCAGAGCCAACTACGTAATTGTCGGCATTTTCACCCTGGCTGCAATCCTGGCGGCGTTCGGGTTCGTCTATTGGACCGCCCAGATCGGTGATCGCGGCGAGACGGCGGAGCTGCGCGTGCGCATTCAGGGTTCGGCCTCCGGCCTCGGCCCCGGCAGTCTGGTGCTGTTCAACGGCGTCAAGGTCGGGGTGGTCAAGCGCGTCTATTTCGACCGCAATGACCCCAATGCCGCCATTGCTACGACCGAGATCGACCAGACAACGCCGCTCACCAAATCGACGCAGGCCGATATCGGCATCGCCAGCCTTGCCGGCCAGGTCAACATCGAATTGAAGGGCGCCGATCCAAAGGAACCAAATCTCCTGGAAGAGGCGGCAAAGGAAGGCAGGACCGCCGAGATCGTCGCCAATCCATCGGCGGTCACCAACCTGCTGCAGACTGCGCAGAATATCTTCACCCGTGCCGACAAGGTGCTTTCCGAACTCGAAGGTTTCACCAGGGATGTGCGCGGGCCGCTGACCCAGACCGTCAAGAACGCCCAGACATTTTCCGATGCGCTGGCCAGGAATGCCGACGGCATCGACAAGTTCCTGACCGCCGTCAGCGCGCTGTCGGATGAGCTGAAGGGTGTTTCCGGCAAGCTCGACGGCACGCTGAAGGCTGCCGAAGGCCTGCTCAATGCCGTCGACAAGGACAAGATCAAGAGCATCGTCGCCAATGTGGACGCCGTCACCGCCAATCTGAAGGAGACCAGCGGACAGCTCGACGGCGTGATCAAGAACGTCGATACCGCGGTCGGCTCGGTCAACGATTTCGCCACGCGCACGCAAGGCACGCTGGCCAAGGTCGACAATGTGCTCGACGGCATCGATCCGGCACAAGTGCGCGTGGCGCTCGCCAACATTCAGAAGGCCAGCGAAAATGCCAACAAGGCCGCCGCCGACATCGCTAAGGTGACCGACAAGTTCGCCGACCGGGCCGACGACATCGACGAGACGATCAAGGACGCCAAACAGCTTGCGTCGCGCCTCAACGATGCCTCGGTGCGCGTCGACGGCATCCTGAAAAGGGTCGATACGCTGCTCGGTTCGGGCCAAGCCGACGGCGTCATGGCCGATGCCAGGGACACGCTGAAGTCGTTCAAGCAGGTCGCCGACACGCTGAACGCCCGGCTTGGCACGATCACCGACAATATTGCGCGCTTCTCGGGCCAGGGCCTGTCGAATGTCGAGGCGCTGGTCCAGGACAGCCGGCGTTCGATCAGCCGCATCGAAGAGGCGGTGACCGATCTCAGCCGCAACCCGCAGCGCATCCTGTCGGGCGGCGACGGCGAGGTCCGGCAGTTCGATGGCAGGGCACGGCGTTGA
- a CDS encoding ABC-type transport auxiliary lipoprotein family protein, translating into MAGHGVDFRARPQQLHGPRMRIHHTIRGQWGSRVTFGLGGYRSAVVLLGLTLAGCAALGGKPAPLDTFELSAPSIDAHGHSRRQILIAQPSALKALDSQNIVIKPSDRSIQYLKGAQWADRLPLIVQARLAETFQRSGSFAGVGKPGEGLAIDYQVIVEIRSFEVRVNGGEHAEVNLFVRILNDRNGEVRASKSFTASAPVSGSGNPAYVNALDSAFGEAAKDIVGWTDSVI; encoded by the coding sequence ATGGCAGGGCACGGCGTTGACTTCCGTGCCCGCCCGCAGCAATTACATGGACCGCGGATGCGGATTCATCATACGATCCGGGGACAGTGGGGATCACGCGTGACGTTCGGGTTGGGTGGGTATAGATCGGCAGTCGTTTTGCTTGGCCTGACGCTGGCTGGTTGCGCGGCATTGGGAGGCAAGCCGGCGCCACTCGATACGTTCGAGCTGTCCGCCCCGTCGATCGACGCGCATGGCCACAGCCGCCGCCAGATCCTGATCGCCCAGCCATCCGCGCTCAAGGCGCTGGACAGCCAGAACATCGTCATCAAGCCGTCAGATCGCTCGATCCAGTATCTCAAGGGCGCGCAATGGGCCGACCGGCTGCCGCTGATCGTGCAGGCGAGGCTCGCCGAAACCTTCCAGCGCTCCGGCAGCTTTGCCGGCGTAGGCAAGCCGGGCGAGGGGCTGGCGATCGACTACCAGGTGATTGTCGAGATCCGCTCCTTCGAAGTCCGCGTCAATGGCGGCGAGCATGCCGAGGTCAATCTCTTCGTGCGCATCCTGAACGACCGCAACGGCGAGGTGCGCGCCTCCAAAAGCTTTACCGCATCCGCTCCCGTCTCCGGCAGCGGCAATCCGGCCTATGTCAACGCGCTCGACAGCGCCTTCGGCGAGGCGGCGAAGGATATTGTGGGCTGGACGGATTCGGTGATCTGA
- a CDS encoding kinesin, translating into MAKKPTTTRTLDSDVARELEKALDLDLSGDGSGDLDIAASMEDLEAQISQAADELAREGRPQKPAPAQNAPVQQNQSAKPAVKPAELRPVESRNSAQPAGFKPANDDRQKDYKTLLHSLNRRASSTIYWVVAFVSLAWIAGAGGLANLLFGPSIWKIRTFDQILARPELIGLAIAAIIPVVLFWAFAAMIRRAQEMRIAAQSMTEVAFRLAEPENLAQDRVMMIGQAVRREVAAMGEGIERTLARAVELETLVHSEVNQIERSYSENESRIRSLVDGLGSEREAVVTHAERVRASITGAHETLKDEIGAASDIIRDSILNASTKLSMTITNSGDTLIDRINESSMSIFDSVETRLDSITDRLSTSGEAFASLLDTRIAKLTDTTDGLTRSLTDLLDDRTTGMVSLLGGAARTLSSEFESSLNGIERTLAERGQALISEFQTRAEALDTGTQKLNAALEARARQINETLVERAREIAHTFAESKDHLSAMIDQGKTQIGADMADIVSSTSSMLEARASDFAGRMEAARHVVSRSFDTDIQRLADARVGIEDAVENHSRKLSESRERMAAAMQADLAKFAEGRAGIDAAVTNQVQKLAEGRNLISRALEEDLRKVNESRAAIDASLGSHLERLEEGRNRLNQALHEDSGKLVQARTIIDEMVAGHVGKLAEGRNILSRALEADLGKLADSRASIDGLVAGQVEKIAEGRAILTKALENDIIGIKGVIENHSAKLAEDRTELSKALENDLSGIRGLLSDHSSRLADDRGLLSQTLEADLAKLAESRSSIDGLVAGQVEKLAEGRDILKRALEADLNTIKGAIADHSDKVADERGQLSKALEADLQNVNSLIADHSNRLVQDRSTLSQALKDDLQNVNSLITDHSSRLVQDRSTLSQALQDDLHNVSGIMADHQNRLVQDRSALSKALEDDIAKLAESRSNIDGLVAGQVEKLAEGRDILTRALEADLNAIRSAIADQSQKLSENRGEFARVLEADLENVNSLIEGHSDKLVRDRATLSKALEDDLAKLAESRSSIDGLVAGQVEKLAEGRDILKRALEADLQKLSASRGEVDDIIAGHVGKLAEGRNMLTQALEDDLAKLADIRKDVDRSLSGHIDQIAGRSTDISAAIAADVEKIEQAFSKQTGIIEERAGTMERALSVGVDNVRSVLEKSAVFVAGALREKVMEVTSALHEQAGAAFSDADRKIAERAEQTSAALLARAEDIARTFEDADRRMHARAEDTSSALIARAEDTTNALLARAEDTTNALLARTEDTSSVLLARHDETSNSLLARAEETAGRLAARAGEIAGTFDAADQKLVARAVETAQSLADRAGDILRNFEGADQRLSMRIGESAEALAARASDLGRIFDAADQQLISRIAEGSDALSARATEISRIFDEADHRLVSRIADSTSTIGEHADNIVGAFASTEQRVAERARQTGQELAVHAREMEQALAGADERLAASVASAASRVEEQVANVENRLLYTTETMGQKLNEQVSSAEAQLISRANTIAETFTAVGQHIGQSTNDAAKTIGTNTRELNTMLAARSAEMAKILDETARPLVERFAQGGSELQKSMEEVTERATEKLRSENAALVNALASRTAETLSAVEGARSSLADSVADLIGRMSVSSSQLGELIEQAAINLGQVDERLSGSTQSFAATTEKAAQTFASSARLVDSNTTRLTELSSSTLREVASIATKFDEHSRLLSSASDLLSSAQSNLEHTLERQSSLEDLAVGLVKKSEDLEKVMRSFENLVGQTMQNAEGKTLASADKIRIAITEVVDSATSRFADATEEMRRTASSIKSELDLTRAELKKGVIEMPEEAKESTSAIRRAVAEQINALKELSDIVAKSGRGGDNAEPRALRPAPQAPVQRPAEPVRRPPPAPQPERPAPQAPLGGLRGTLDIERPAEAPRQRDANARTPQGGWVRDLLTGASREEEVARPAAPAEAPRAAPAQRSPLHVMESLNSLSVDIARAIDHDASIELWNRYRRGERDVFTRRLYTLKGQQTFDEIRRKYQAEAEFRAAVDRYCDDFEKLLKDVSRNDRDNIMAQTYLTSDTGKVYTMLAHASGRLH; encoded by the coding sequence ATGGCGAAGAAACCAACGACGACCAGAACTCTCGACAGCGACGTAGCCAGGGAACTCGAAAAGGCACTAGACCTCGATCTCAGCGGAGACGGCAGCGGCGATCTCGATATCGCGGCGTCGATGGAAGATCTGGAAGCGCAGATATCGCAGGCCGCGGACGAACTGGCGCGCGAAGGCCGCCCCCAGAAGCCCGCCCCCGCTCAAAACGCGCCCGTCCAACAAAACCAGAGTGCGAAGCCGGCAGTCAAGCCCGCCGAGCTGCGCCCGGTCGAATCGCGCAACAGCGCCCAGCCAGCCGGCTTCAAGCCGGCAAACGATGACCGCCAGAAAGATTACAAGACGCTGCTGCACAGCCTCAACCGGCGCGCGTCTAGCACGATCTATTGGGTCGTGGCGTTCGTGTCGCTGGCCTGGATCGCCGGCGCCGGCGGCCTCGCCAATCTGCTGTTTGGCCCCAGCATCTGGAAAATTCGTACGTTCGATCAAATCCTGGCCCGCCCTGAACTGATCGGCCTAGCGATCGCGGCAATCATACCGGTCGTCCTGTTTTGGGCCTTCGCGGCGATGATCCGCCGCGCGCAGGAAATGCGCATTGCCGCGCAATCGATGACGGAGGTGGCTTTCCGCTTGGCGGAGCCGGAAAACCTCGCCCAAGACCGCGTGATGATGATCGGCCAGGCCGTTCGCCGTGAAGTGGCGGCGATGGGCGAAGGCATCGAGCGCACGCTGGCGCGCGCCGTCGAGCTCGAAACTCTGGTCCACAGCGAGGTCAACCAGATCGAACGCTCCTATTCGGAGAATGAATCGCGCATCCGGTCGCTGGTCGACGGGCTGGGCAGCGAGCGCGAAGCCGTCGTCACTCATGCCGAGCGCGTGCGCGCCTCGATCACCGGCGCGCATGAAACGCTGAAGGACGAGATCGGCGCCGCCTCCGACATTATTCGCGACTCTATCCTCAACGCGTCGACCAAGCTGTCGATGACGATCACCAATTCCGGCGACACGCTGATCGACCGCATCAATGAAAGCTCGATGTCGATCTTCGATTCCGTCGAAACCCGGCTGGATTCGATCACCGACCGGCTGTCGACATCGGGCGAAGCCTTTGCTTCGCTGCTCGACACCCGCATCGCCAAGCTGACGGACACCACAGACGGCCTGACCCGGTCGCTGACCGACCTGCTCGACGACCGCACCACCGGTATGGTGTCGCTGCTCGGCGGCGCCGCCCGCACCCTGAGCTCGGAATTCGAGTCCAGCCTGAACGGCATCGAGCGGACGCTGGCCGAGCGCGGCCAGGCGCTGATCAGCGAATTCCAGACCCGCGCCGAAGCACTCGATACCGGCACGCAGAAGCTCAACGCCGCGCTCGAGGCGCGCGCCCGCCAGATCAACGAAACGCTGGTCGAGCGCGCCCGCGAGATCGCCCACACCTTTGCCGAGAGCAAGGATCATTTGTCGGCGATGATCGATCAGGGCAAGACCCAGATCGGCGCCGACATGGCCGACATCGTCTCGTCGACCTCGTCGATGCTCGAAGCCCGCGCCAGCGATTTCGCCGGCCGCATGGAAGCCGCCCGCCATGTCGTGTCGCGCTCCTTCGACACCGACATCCAGCGTCTTGCCGATGCCCGCGTCGGCATCGAGGACGCCGTCGAAAACCACAGCCGCAAGCTGTCCGAAAGCCGCGAACGCATGGCGGCTGCCATGCAGGCGGACCTGGCGAAGTTCGCCGAGGGCCGTGCCGGCATCGATGCGGCCGTAACCAACCAGGTGCAGAAGCTGGCCGAAGGCCGCAACCTGATCTCGCGCGCCCTGGAAGAGGATCTGCGCAAGGTCAACGAGTCGCGCGCCGCCATCGACGCGTCGCTGGGCAGCCATCTCGAGCGGCTTGAAGAAGGCCGCAACCGGCTCAACCAGGCTTTGCATGAAGACTCCGGAAAACTTGTGCAAGCCCGTACGATCATTGACGAAATGGTCGCCGGACATGTCGGTAAACTGGCCGAAGGCCGCAACATTCTGTCGCGCGCCCTGGAAGCCGATCTCGGCAAGCTCGCCGACAGCCGCGCCTCGATTGACGGGCTGGTCGCCGGCCAGGTTGAAAAGATCGCCGAAGGCCGCGCCATCCTGACCAAGGCGCTCGAAAACGACATTATCGGCATCAAGGGCGTGATCGAGAACCACTCGGCGAAACTGGCCGAGGACCGCACCGAACTCAGCAAGGCGCTGGAGAACGACCTATCCGGCATCAGGGGCCTGCTCTCCGACCATTCGAGCCGGCTTGCCGACGATCGTGGCCTGTTGTCACAGACGCTCGAGGCCGACCTCGCCAAGCTCGCCGAGAGCCGGTCGAGCATCGACGGGCTGGTCGCCGGCCAGGTCGAGAAGCTGGCCGAGGGCCGCGATATCCTCAAGCGCGCGCTCGAAGCCGACCTCAACACCATCAAGGGTGCCATCGCGGATCATTCCGACAAGGTGGCGGACGAGCGCGGTCAGCTTTCCAAGGCATTGGAGGCCGACCTGCAAAATGTGAACAGCCTGATCGCCGACCACTCGAACCGGCTTGTCCAGGATCGTTCGACGCTATCCCAGGCGCTTAAGGATGACCTTCAGAACGTGAACAGCCTGATCACCGACCACTCGAGCCGGCTTGTCCAGGATCGTTCGACGCTATCTCAGGCGCTTCAGGACGATTTGCACAATGTCAGCGGCATCATGGCCGATCATCAAAACAGGCTCGTCCAGGACCGTTCGGCGCTCTCAAAGGCACTGGAAGACGACATCGCCAAGCTGGCGGAGAGCCGCTCCAACATCGATGGGCTGGTCGCCGGACAGGTCGAGAAGCTCGCCGAGGGCCGCGACATCCTCACACGGGCGCTCGAAGCCGATCTCAATGCGATCAGGAGCGCCATTGCCGACCAGTCGCAGAAGCTGAGCGAAAACCGTGGCGAGTTCGCACGGGTGCTGGAAGCGGATTTGGAAAATGTCAACAGCCTGATCGAGGGTCACAGCGACAAGCTCGTCCGGGATCGCGCGACGCTGTCGAAGGCTCTCGAGGACGACCTCGCCAAGCTGGCCGAGAGCCGGTCGAGCATCGACGGACTGGTCGCAGGCCAGGTCGAGAAGCTGGCCGAGGGGCGAGACATCCTGAAACGTGCGCTGGAAGCCGACCTGCAGAAGCTGTCGGCAAGCCGCGGTGAGGTTGACGACATCATCGCCGGCCATGTCGGCAAGCTGGCCGAAGGCCGCAACATGTTGACCCAGGCGCTGGAAGACGATCTGGCAAAGCTCGCCGACATTCGTAAGGATGTCGACCGCTCGCTGTCGGGCCATATCGACCAGATTGCCGGCAGAAGCACCGATATCTCGGCGGCAATCGCTGCCGATGTCGAGAAGATCGAGCAGGCCTTCAGCAAGCAGACCGGCATCATCGAAGAGCGCGCCGGAACCATGGAGCGCGCGTTGTCGGTGGGTGTCGACAATGTCCGCAGCGTGCTCGAAAAGAGCGCCGTCTTCGTTGCCGGCGCGCTCCGCGAGAAGGTGATGGAAGTCACCAGCGCGCTGCACGAACAGGCCGGTGCTGCCTTCAGTGACGCGGACCGCAAGATCGCCGAGCGTGCCGAGCAGACCTCGGCCGCCCTTTTGGCCCGGGCCGAGGACATCGCCCGGACCTTCGAGGACGCGGATCGCCGTATGCACGCACGTGCCGAGGACACATCGAGCGCCCTGATTGCGCGCGCAGAGGATACGACGAACGCCTTGCTGGCCCGCGCCGAGGACACGACGAACGCCTTGCTCGCTCGCACCGAGGATACGTCGAGCGTGCTGCTTGCCCGGCACGACGAGACGTCGAACTCGCTGCTCGCCCGCGCCGAAGAAACGGCCGGACGGCTGGCTGCCCGCGCCGGCGAGATCGCCGGCACGTTCGACGCCGCCGACCAGAAGCTGGTCGCCCGCGCGGTCGAGACGGCGCAGTCGCTGGCCGACCGCGCCGGCGACATCCTGCGTAACTTCGAGGGCGCCGACCAGCGGCTGAGCATGCGCATCGGCGAATCCGCCGAAGCGCTCGCCGCCCGCGCCTCCGACCTTGGCCGCATCTTCGACGCCGCCGACCAGCAGCTGATCTCGCGCATTGCCGAGGGTTCGGACGCGCTGTCGGCACGCGCCACCGAGATCAGCCGCATCTTCGACGAGGCCGATCACCGCCTGGTGTCGCGCATCGCCGACTCCACGTCGACGATCGGCGAGCATGCCGACAACATCGTCGGCGCCTTCGCCAGCACCGAGCAGCGTGTTGCCGAACGCGCACGCCAGACCGGCCAGGAACTTGCCGTCCACGCCCGCGAGATGGAGCAGGCTCTTGCCGGCGCCGATGAGCGACTGGCCGCGAGCGTTGCGTCCGCAGCTTCGCGCGTCGAGGAACAGGTCGCCAACGTCGAGAACCGCCTTCTTTATACGACGGAGACGATGGGTCAGAAGCTCAACGAGCAGGTTTCCAGCGCAGAAGCTCAGCTGATCTCGCGCGCCAACACGATTGCGGAGACTTTTACCGCGGTCGGCCAGCACATCGGCCAGAGCACCAACGACGCTGCCAAGACCATCGGCACCAATACCCGCGAGCTCAACACGATGCTGGCGGCGCGTTCGGCCGAGATGGCGAAGATCCTGGACGAAACCGCGCGGCCGCTGGTCGAGCGCTTCGCCCAGGGCGGCTCGGAACTGCAAAAGAGCATGGAAGAGGTCACCGAACGCGCGACCGAGAAGCTGCGCAGCGAAAATGCCGCCCTCGTCAACGCGCTCGCCAGCCGCACCGCCGAAACGCTGTCGGCCGTCGAAGGCGCGCGCTCGTCGCTCGCCGATAGCGTCGCCGACCTCATCGGCCGCATGAGCGTCTCCAGCTCGCAGCTTGGTGAGCTGATCGAACAGGCGGCGATCAACCTCGGCCAGGTTGACGAACGTCTGAGCGGCAGCACGCAAAGCTTCGCGGCAACCACCGAAAAGGCCGCGCAGACCTTCGCCAGCTCGGCCCGCCTGGTCGATTCGAACACGACGCGGCTTACCGAATTGTCGTCGTCGACCCTGCGCGAAGTGGCCTCGATCGCCACCAAGTTCGACGAGCACAGCCGCTTGCTGTCCTCGGCTTCGGATCTGTTGAGCTCGGCGCAGAGCAATCTGGAGCACACGCTTGAGCGGCAGTCGTCGCTCGAAGATCTCGCCGTCGGCCTGGTCAAGAAGTCGGAAGACCTCGAGAAGGTGATGCGTTCGTTCGAAAACCTTGTCGGCCAGACGATGCAGAATGCCGAAGGCAAGACGCTGGCATCAGCCGACAAGATCCGGATCGCCATAACGGAAGTGGTCGATTCGGCAACCAGCCGGTTCGCCGATGCGACCGAGGAGATGCGGCGCACCGCAAGCTCGATCAAGAGCGAGCTCGACCTCACCCGCGCCGAGCTCAAGAAGGGCGTCATCGAGATGCCGGAAGAGGCCAAGGAATCGACCTCGGCGATCCGCCGTGCCGTTGCCGAACAGATCAACGCGCTCAAGGAACTTTCGGATATCGTTGCGAAATCGGGACGCGGCGGCGACAATGCCGAACCGCGCGCCCTGCGCCCGGCGCCTCAGGCGCCAGTGCAGCGCCCGGCCGAGCCGGTACGCCGCCCGCCGCCGGCTCCACAGCCGGAGCGCCCTGCTCCGCAGGCGCCGCTCGGCGGCCTGCGTGGCACGCTCGATATCGAACGCCCTGCCGAAGCACCGCGCCAGCGCGACGCCAACGCCCGTACGCCGCAAGGCGGCTGGGTGCGCGATCTCCTGACCGGGGCATCGCGCGAGGAGGAAGTCGCCAGGCCGGCAGCGCCCGCGGAAGCACCGCGCGCGGCTCCCGCCCAGCGCTCGCCCCTGCATGTCATGGAGTCGCTCAACTCGCTCTCGGTCGATATCGCCCGGGCGATCGACCACGACGCCTCTATCGAGCTGTGGAACCGCTACCGGCGCGGCGAGCGTGACGTGTTCACGCGCCGCCTCTACACGCTCAAGGGCCAGCAGACCTTCGATGAAATCCGCCGCAAATATCAGGCAGAGGCGGAGTTCCGCGCCGCCGTCGACCGCTACTGCGACGATTTCGAGAAGCTGCTCAAGGACGTCTCGCGCAACGACCGCGACAACATCATGGCGCAGACCTACCTGACGTCGGACACCGGCAAGGTCTACACCATGCTGGCCCATGCGAGCGGCCGTTTGCACTGA
- a CDS encoding Hpt domain-containing protein: MPGGDASGPARSRPVDLAHLARQTMGDRALEQEVLALFVQQALSVRDRIVDADVRERLLLAHGLKGSARGVGAFAIADCATSIEQQPEDARILKRLGALIEEVRDFIAAISR, encoded by the coding sequence ATGCCGGGCGGCGATGCGTCGGGACCGGCCCGTTCGCGCCCAGTGGATCTGGCCCATCTGGCCCGTCAGACAATGGGCGATCGCGCCCTCGAACAGGAGGTATTGGCACTGTTCGTACAGCAGGCGCTTTCCGTCCGCGACAGAATTGTCGATGCCGACGTCAGGGAGCGACTGCTTCTGGCGCATGGGCTGAAAGGTTCGGCGCGCGGGGTCGGCGCCTTTGCCATCGCCGACTGCGCCACCTCGATCGAACAGCAGCCGGAAGATGCGCGCATCCTCAAGCGCCTCGGCGCCCTGATCGAGGAAGTGCGCGATTT